Within the Candidatus Poribacteria bacterium genome, the region TGCGGTGTATTTGTTGAGGGACAATCGGTGCGGTTAGAAACCGCACCTACCAATTATAGGGAAAATCTCATGAGAAATTAAGTCTAAAATTGCCAAAGCTGCAGTGCCGTCTTGCCTAACACCCATTCCCGGTCCTCAGGTGTAAAGAAATCCATTTCGTCTCGGACGACTGCTAAGGTTTCCGCATAACTGGCGTGGTTGAGACAAACGGGCCAATCTGTACCCCACATAATCCGCGAACCGCCGAATGCGTGATATACCTTCTTAACCTGTTCGTGTGTATCCGCCCACGGAAAACCGGTCTTCGAGATTGACCACGTGTGGCTTATCTTGACATAAACCCGCGGGAAACGTGCCAAGTCGAGCAGCAGTTCGTGCTTTTCAGGGGCATCGGGTGCACACCCTGCCATGTGATCAACCACAACATCAAGATTCGGATGTTGCTCTATAAGTGGGACGAGATCTACCAACCGATCGGCTCCGGTGAGGATCAGCATCGGAACACCGAGGTCTTCAGCACGACGGAAGATGGGTGGCATCAACGGTCCCGCAAACCAATCGCCGTCGGGTCCGACAGACGGGCTCAGACGGACACCATGAAACCCATCTTCCTCCGTCCAGCGACTGAGATGGTCGGGTGCGTCGGGGTCTTCAGGGTTGATTCGGCAGACCCCCATGAATTTATCGGGGTATCTTTTCATTGCGTCCGCTGCGTAACGGTTATCCCATCGGTAGTGGATGACTTGAACGAGGACGGTCTTTTCAACGCCGTTCGCTGCCATCAATTCCAAAAGCACTTCTGCGGTGGCATCGTCTTCTGGTGGGTTAGTTGTCTCCGGTGCCCACGGAAATTGTGGATCGTTTTTCCAGACGTGAACATGTGGGTCGATAATTCTCATATTATAACTCCTGTGGATCGCTGTCGGTACTCGGAAACCGTCAGCGGTCAGGTGGTTTTGGTAAACTTACGATTCGTCAAAGATCCGTATGCTCCTAAGGGTAGACAGTAAAGTAAAATTAGAATGTGCAAACTAAATCCAGCGACAGTAGCGGTCTCCACCGATGTGCCAAAATGGTGTAACAACCAGACAAAAGGAAACTCTGTTGTTCCGAAGTTGCCGACGGTTTGGATGGGAAATAGGTTAAATACGTTCGTGAATGCGAGTGCAAATAACACCTCGGTCATCGGAATATCAATCCCCATCTCTATGACAAGGTAACACTGGAACCCGAAACGGATGACGAGACAGAGTAGGGAATATAGCCATACCTCTAAAAAGCGTTGATTTGATCGAAACGCCATCAGCTCCTGCAGGACTTCCAATCCTTTGTTGACTCCCCAAGAGATGGGTCGCACTTCGAGACGTAGTAGCGGTGCTGCCCATCGCTCTGCAAACTTCAGACAGGCGTTCGGAACGGCGTACACAGAGACGACGGCTATGATTAGACCGCCACCTATTAGTAAGGGGAGGAGATAAAGTAGCCTACCAGAGAACGTTTCGCGGAGCTCGGGTCGTAGGAGCCACGCAGTCGCAATCACCAAACCTATTAGCAGCACAAGGTCAATCAGGCTTGCCACCAAAAGCGAAGCGATTCCGTGTGTCGCCTCCACCTTCTGCCGTCGTTGCATGAGATAGACATAAGAGATGTCCCCTGTCCGCATCGGCAGGATATTGCCCCAAAAGGTGTGCAACGCCAAGATTGGAAAGATGTGATGGGCACGGCTCTCAAGGTTGAGTAATGCTCGAAACCGGAGCGTTTTCGCTAAGACCAATAAACAATAGGCTATGAACCCGATTAAGAGTGCCTCTATTGACAACCGGCTGAGGGTTCGTGGTATTTCTTGGAGATCAATCTGTTTTAGAAGGAAGTAAGCTAAGATGATTGCCAGCACTGTCGGTAAGCCAAATTTGGCAATCTGCTGGAACTGCTTTCTGTTCAAAGGCGCGCTCGCTATCAGTGAATTTTAGATAATATGTTTGCCTCAGAGAATACGTACTTATAATATATGTGGCAAGCTTTAATTGTCAAGGGAATATTGGAAAAACAATTTGCTTTTTAGTGGGATATAGCCTATAATATACGGCATCTATATCTTTACAGAAACGCGGTATTCATCTTATTTCATGAAAAATCAGCAGCCTCCACCACAAGCGTCCACTCGGAAGCAGTTCAATTTCCTGACGTTGTCGCACACGGTTCTTGATTCCTACGCAACCCTTCTATCCCATCTGCAACCCCGCTTACTGGAAAAGTTGGCATCCGCTGCGAACCGGAACAGCTTAGCGGGTAACTTTGTCTCAATTTACAGTCTATTTAGTTCTTTCGGACAGGTTCTCTTCGGTTGGCTGTCGGATCGCGTGCGGACAGTGCATTTTGTGACGTTTGGGGTCGCGCTCACTGCCATCGGTTTAAGCCTATTGTGGGTCGCGCCTACCGTTAACACCGTGTATCTGTTATTAGCAATCGGTGGCATTGGGGTTGCTGCCTTCCACCCCCAGGCGACGGCTTACGCGGGTGCGCTGGCGAAAGGAAGAGGGATGGGGACCTCTGTTTTTCTGACGGGTGGTAACATTGGGCGTGCCCTTGGTCCGCTGGCATTGATGTTCATTCCGTATCGTTTCGGCTTGGACTACCTTGCTTGGGAGATGATACCGGGTCTACTCTTGGCACTGATTGCTCCAAAGGTGCTGAAATTTGATAAAGAACTGGATTTGACGGCTGCCACTCGTGGAACGCCGAGCGATGGTGTGAGACTGCAAGAGTCCTTTTGGACTGTCGCGAGTCCACGCCTGCTTCCACTGATTGTGCTTTTCGTTATTGCTGCATTCCGCACTGTCACG harbors:
- a CDS encoding amidohydrolase family protein: MRIIDPHVHVWKNDPQFPWAPETTNPPEDDATAEVLLELMAANGVEKTVLVQVIHYRWDNRYAADAMKRYPDKFMGVCRINPEDPDAPDHLSRWTEEDGFHGVRLSPSVGPDGDWFAGPLMPPIFRRAEDLGVPMLILTGADRLVDLVPLIEQHPNLDVVVDHMAGCAPDAPEKHELLLDLARFPRVYVKISHTWSISKTGFPWADTHEQVKKVYHAFGGSRIMWGTDWPVCLNHASYAETLAVVRDEMDFFTPEDREWVLGKTALQLWQF
- a CDS encoding lysylphosphatidylglycerol synthase transmembrane domain-containing protein; the encoded protein is MNRKQFQQIAKFGLPTVLAIILAYFLLKQIDLQEIPRTLSRLSIEALLIGFIAYCLLVLAKTLRFRALLNLESRAHHIFPILALHTFWGNILPMRTGDISYVYLMQRRQKVEATHGIASLLVASLIDLVLLIGLVIATAWLLRPELRETFSGRLLYLLPLLIGGGLIIAVVSVYAVPNACLKFAERWAAPLLRLEVRPISWGVNKGLEVLQELMAFRSNQRFLEVWLYSLLCLVIRFGFQCYLVIEMGIDIPMTEVLFALAFTNVFNLFPIQTVGNFGTTEFPFVWLLHHFGTSVETATVAGFSLHILILLYCLPLGAYGSLTNRKFTKTT
- a CDS encoding MFS transporter, which produces MKNQQPPPQASTRKQFNFLTLSHTVLDSYATLLSHLQPRLLEKLASAANRNSLAGNFVSIYSLFSSFGQVLFGWLSDRVRTVHFVTFGVALTAIGLSLLWVAPTVNTVYLLLAIGGIGVAAFHPQATAYAGALAKGRGMGTSVFLTGGNIGRALGPLALMFIPYRFGLDYLAWEMIPGLLLALIAPKVLKFDKELDLTAATRGTPSDGVRLQESFWTVASPRLLPLIVLFVIAAFRTVTLTGLETFLSVHLDDQDYSDQMRSLVIALFIFAGSMGIMSSGWLITRVNTYVLLLVSLLGAPPLLYASLHTDGLSFLTFLFLGNVILTSSITVNIILAQMMLRGHESIASGLMMGAAWGVGGLLNKFVGDLGDQFGLPIVLDGLVMIPLLLAPLLILLRDQPDLSKPSL